A region of the Dromaius novaehollandiae isolate bDroNov1 chromosome W, bDroNov1.hap1, whole genome shotgun sequence genome:
AAACATGAAAGACGAGAATGCTTTCGATTTCCTGCGAGTCCTCCTAAAACACAGGCGGTTCTCGGCAAGGTTAGCTCCACAGTCTCTTTCTGTTGTGTATGTGCTGTACCCAGGCCAGAGGTGAGCAAACAGTCGAGGGTGCTCAGCTTCATCACTGCTGAATTTCAGTCTTTACGGTCACCACTGCTCGAGTGTGACAGCAGGCACAGCACCTTCCCCACCCTGCTGATGCCCAGCCAGCCAGGAGcatggacaagaagaaaaaacaacaaatggTGAGATTGCCTTAATACTCAATGATTCTGGCACACTGTCCTACAGCAACGGGTTCATCCACTCCCTCCACGCCCAGCTAGGAGGGAATCACTGGTTAAATAAACCTCCTTTGTGATCAATAACCTTGTAGCTGaagtttgtatttattcagtGTATTCCCTGCCAGCAGACCATTTACGCAGGTTGTACGGGTCTATGACTGCTCGTTCATGGCTTTAATTGCCAGATATGGATCAGCCAGTCATGGTGGTAAGAAAGCAAGTTAATGAAGACATCGTGATAATAAACACTATTTGGGATAAATTAAGTCCTGGGCTTATGTTTGCTTTAACCTGTCTGGGTCATAACCAAGAAATTCTTTTGGTTAAAGATACCAAAAATGCCCACAATTTGTGCTGACAAtttgggcacaaattgaaatacaggtaatttcatttaaacacaagaaaaaaaaaaaactttttactgtgagggtggctgggcactcaaacaggttgcccacagaggtcatggagtcttcatccttggagacattcaaaacacGACAGGACATGGTCCTGCGcaacctgctctgggtgaccctgcctgagcaggagcCTCAAGCTTCACCCATTTGTTACACCGTATGTCCTAACCCAAATGGATCAAAGAagtctcctcctctcctctgttAGCATCTGCTCTGTCTTTCCATGGCTCCACTGTTCAACAGCTCCTCTGGGTCTGCTGATAAACCACAATCAAGCCCGTTCTCCTCCTCCAGGGAAACCAGGGGCTTGTGCCTGCACTCCTCTGCCGGCGGGCAGTGCGGTACCACCGAGAGCGAGGGACGGGCTGGGGGCCACAGCAGGAACACTGCCAGCAGGCAGGACCTGGCTGTTGTCACCCCAAACCAAGGCAGAGATCTGCTCAAACCCTGGGAAATGAGCTGTTAATGCCACATATGCAAAAGGGTCAGCCATCAGACAGGTGGTTGTTCATGGCTACACAAAAAGCCGTGGTCGGGGACACCTGGTCCCTTCTTCCAAAGCTCTGGTAATGTCTGTAGCAACTCTTCTAGCACCTTTGCTGATCATCACAGTATGTGgtttgttgttcttttctttctagtcTTATTGGCAGTGATTTTCCtcagctctctgctctctcctgttCCCGTGATTGCAGcattttcctctctgaaatacAGACTACCCCACTGAAATACGCAGACTGCCCCACTTTGATCCTAAATGTCATCTCTGAGGTCATCCCTCCTTCCTTGCTTACTCACTCCCCCCTTCAGATTGTCCAGCTATTTCCCCCTTCGCTACTGCAACGAGCGTGACACAAGCCCCCTCCTTCAGACCTTTCCGTGTCAGCCCGTTCTCACTAATCCCCTCTGGCCGAGCCGCCCTCCCCCTCTCCAGCCTCTCCGCTCCACTTTCCAAGCACCGTCTTTCCCAGTGCACGGGCCCAGTCACATGCCGGTGCTCAGGGAGATCATATGCTGGGCAGGGACAGCAGGACCAGGCTGCAGCCGGCATCCCCTGGCCGTGGAGCCGCAAGGTATCCACCTCCCATGGCACAGTCCCACCGTGGATTTCCCTCCGCGCCGGCAGAGCCGTGGAGGAGCTGGTGCAAGTCCTGCACCACTGTGCCAGCCCCCAGCTGCATGGTGCCACTTCCGAGCCCTTCTTGCTCCTCCGTGATGTTCTGCTGCAAGGAAACACTGCCTCTGCCAAGCCCATAACCTATCTGTACAGAAAACCCCCCTCGTTTCTCCTGCTCCCTGGATCTGTCCGCCTGTCCGTCCTCGGACTGGGAGTTCCTGGGGTGAACATCAGCACTGCCTGGGCATCGCGGGCAGGAACACAAGTACAAAGAAATGCCCCAAGCTTTTCTTAATTAATTGCAGAGCAGCTGACTCTTCCCAATAAGATCCACACACTCAACCAACACAATAAATGAGGGAAGTTAAGCAATTAGAAACAAATGGCCAGAGGGCAAACCAGAGCCCTGTGGGGGACCAGCACTCCCGGAGACGTCCTCATTCCTTTCTGCTTGGACACATACACGTGCTGCCGATGCATGTGACGGATTTCTTTAACTTTGCTTGAGACACTGAGGAGTCAGCCTGGATGGGGTGACTGATGGGTTTTTGAAGTAAACGGTGCAAgctggagaaaaatgaaatggaTAGGAGGGTTGGTATAAGTCTGAGTTGGTAGGAAGTGTTGCCCTGCTCAGATCTGGGATGGGCAGAGTTTGAAAGGAGAAGGTAGAGGAAAAGCAGGATGCTGGACGACCAATTTTAATAAAGAACTCATTTTCCTTCTGGGAGGCACCGAGAAGTTATTCTGCCCAAATTCCACCTTCAAAGATCTTTTAGCTGTTGATTTCCAGACGATGAAAGCGAAGCAGGTCTGGTGCCTCGGTCCGGCAGGCTCCCCGCGCCCGGAGATGCCCGGAGGCAGGTACCGTCGGCAGCGTTGCTCCCTGGCTGACAGCACCGGCGGGAATTAGCGGTTCACAGGAATGTGGGGATTTGCTCTTCAAGGTGCCGGGTGCCCGCGAGGGCTCCCACCCAGCGCTGCGCCGGCGGAGCATGTGCTCCGTAATAACCCGGGGCCGGATGCCAGGGGATTTAACGCGGGACAGGAGGCCCAGCGTGGGTCTGCGGGCCGCTGGCAGGGTCAGCTGTAAATACGAGGCATTCACGGCGGGATTACAGGCTGGGGACGCGGCAGCAAAGTAAATTTGCAGCGACCGGGCCCATTAATAGGCAGGCTGCTTAGTTGGCGCGCTGGCTGCCGTTTATTTCCCTCCGTCGTTTTTTGCTCCCTCAAAATCCTGGGGGGATATTGAAATTGAGTGATGCAGCTGAAGAAATCAGCTTAGGGGAAGCGGGAGAGAGGGCTGCCCTCGGAAAAGGGAGCTCACCCGGGGGCATCCGCAGCGGAGAAAGCCTGGATAAACCCTGTCCAGCCGCAGCAGCTCCTGTCTGGCACACGGGCTGGCCCGAAGCCTTCGGCCTCGGCGTGGGTGCATCGAGGTGGCGCCGGTCAGGCCCGCCCCCAGCCACCCTGGCTCCGTTTGCTCTCCGGCCCCGTCTCTACCCCTCCGCTCCTGCCTCCCTCATCGGAAGGAGCCAGGAAGGAAACCAGTGCCAATCCCATTAAATTCTAGTGGATGGGGTTTTataacggaaaaaaaaaaaagcctgttttataacttcaaaaaaaattgagcacaatccctctctctcccctcctcctcctctcctgcaaACGCTACTCCCtcttctgtgggaaaaaaagggaTGAAGATAGAGGAAAAACAAGGACAGAAGAGTGGCACATGTGCGTAAGAGGCTTGGGGATTTCTAtacacagaatttaaaaaattggTGTATTAGCAATAATCGCCCTGCGGGTGTTTACAGCGGGGAAGCAATTGCGAAGGATCTTGCCATTTCCCTTAGCATGCGGCTCTTGCGTGGTGCAGTTCATTGGTGCTTCTCGCTGCGGTTCGAGTACGGAAAGCGGGTGTCAGTATGCTGATTTTAAAGATGGACAAATTAAAGGCAAATTTTCACTAAAAGGAAAACGTGGAAACCCCTTATATTAAACACTGCCAATGAAAACCCTATCTAATTTTGCCTGAGATCACCTGGAGGTCTGGGCACAGAACTGAGAGCTTTTGGGGAGACTGTAAATACAGGACTGATTAAGGGATGCTCATTTACATAGTGCACCGATTTTAGCACTGTGCTGCTGCGAAACGAAGCAGCTGCTCTCgggtccttcctccctccccatctcccGGCTCCACTCAGACTCATCGGGTTTAATGCAGAAGTGGAGACCAGCTACAGCCTCAGCCACCCGACGCGAGCCTCCAGCCAGCCCGTGACTACGGCTGCGCAGCAAATTTCTCTGTTTCCTATAAAAACGCCCATTATTTCAAGAAcattcctcttctgcttctgcaTTAGACCAAGATCCTTAGGAAATCACGGTGGGGAAACAGCACGAGAGCCCCCAAGAAAAGCCAATGTGGCCCTGGGCATCGCCCCGGTCCGGTCAGCTGCTGCGCTGCCGCCTCCAGCATCCCCGTGAGTACTGTGAATATTGAGCTTCCAGCTCTTCCCACATGGATTATTTGCCCCGTTTCGCTATTTATTACTTATTATAGTTCCCAGAAATCCCAGTGGGGAGCCACGAAAGCTTTCCCAGTGAAAAACTACTCCAACCTAGGAAGTTCTCCTGAAGGTTTTTGGTCTAAGCATGTGCTCCGAGCAGCTCCGGGTGGGAGCCGTCCTTGCTGCAGGCCGTCAGGCTGCAGCGAGGTCACTTTGACGTGTTTCAGAGCATCTCCCGCAGCCATCGCTAGCAATGCACCCCTATTTCTTGCAGTTCTTCCTCGCCGTTGCCAAGCCGTGATCACGGTGCGAGCGCAAGGCAGCAGCTGAACACGGAGACGCGGGAGGAAGGCGATAAGAAGGAGGTGCCGCAGGTTCGCCCGGTGCTTGCAGACCTCGGCAGCGGCCTGCCCGGGCTGGGCGGCACCGGGAATTTTTGAAATGCCGAAACGTTTGGCCGTGAGACGCGGGCGGTTCGCTTCCTCCGGGAACTGGTTCGTCCTTGGGCCAGCAGCCGAGGAGCCGCCGGCAGGGCGGGCGCGGGAGAACGGCGGGCGCGGGAGAACGGCGGGCGCGGGAGAACGGCGGGCGCGGGAGAAAAGCCCGCGGCGGCGCGTGGCCCGTCCATTCACAATTTTCGGCCGGCTCCCGTGACGTCACGGAGGGCGCGACCAATCGGACCAGACCAGACCACaagcgccgccccccgcgcgcccccttaaagcgcgccgccgcccgcgcccgcggagcgctgccgccgccgcggagcccgccgagcccggccgcgccgccgccccgcgccatGTGGCGCCTCGCCCTGCTGCTCTGCGCCGGCGTCACCTGCTgcaccgcggcgggggccgctccGCTGGCCGCGGAGGCTGCGCTGCTGCGAGGAGGTGGGTAGCGccgtgggggggggcgggggcgtgggctgcgcggcgggcggcccgggcaGGTGccctcggcgggcggcggggggagctcGGTGGAGCGGAGCGTCCCGCGGAGCCGCGCTCGCCCCTGACCCCGCTGTGCTCGCAGATGACGCCCTGGCCCAGCTGCGGGAGGAGGCGAAGGAGCCGGTTCCCGCTCCGGCTCCCAAGCTGCGGGTGAGGTTCATCCTCCGCTCCTCGCCCGACGCCGAGGACGAAGGCTGCCGCCTCGCCGCGGGCCAGGACGAGTGCCTGGAGGAGTGCGGCTTCAACCTGACCGCCAAGACCTTCTTCATCATCCACGGCTGGACGGTGAGTGCGGAGGATGCTGCGCAGCCCGAGGCAGCGCGTGGCTTGTGCTGTCCGACGAGACAGCCCGGGCTGCCCTGCGAAACGCGGCAGCATCCCCAACGCGCGGCGTGCGGGACGGCTTGTCGCCTTGCAAGTGCTGCAGCCTCTTCGTAGCTACGCTCGGAGCCCTTGCAGCAGTGCAGTGCCGCTCGTGCTTAAAGCTCTGTGAAACCACTTGATTCATTTGCAGCCCTTCAGGATTGCTTTCTGTCTCTAATATGACTCTGGTAAAGGGAACTTGAGTATTTTCCCTAGAAATGCAACTAAGTAAGCGCTATGAAGATGATGCTTGACTTAGCTATGATTATGGAAAGTTTATATACTTGTTCTGTGCCTGCAGTCTTTGCTTCTGCAACTTGGGCTCCTCTCTAAAGAAACAGAGGACAAAACAGCTTGTCCAGCTTTCTTCTTCTGTGCTTTGTGTAACTGAGCGTGTGGCATAAGTGGACTTATCGGCTCTGCCTGTGCTTATGCAAAATGCTTATGCCAGGCCTGGGAAATAACTTTGCAATCCCTCAGTTTCTGAAACTTGTGAGGACAGGGCGATAAGGTGGCAGGTAACAgtgcctctccctcctcccttaaAAGGCAAGGAAGCTAATTGCTTCTAGTCTGTCAAAACCTGTTTTTCTGACACCATCAGTGAAGTGCTGAGAAGTGCTGGGCTTTGCAGAGAAGCGTGTATCCGGGGTGAATACATAAACTGCAAATGAACACCTGAGGGCGACCCTGTGGATGTGCAGTCTCGGCCCTGTAATCGGGGAACCTAACGCTTGGGTCTCCTCGCAGATGAGCGGCATGTTCGAAACCTGGCTGGGCAGCATGGTCTCGGCCCttcaggagagggagaaggatgcGAACGTGGTGGTGGTGGACTGGCTGGCGCTCGCCCACCAGCTCTATACGGATGCTGTGAACAACACGCGGGTTGTCGGGAAAAGCATAGCCGAACTGCTGAACTGGTTACAGGTAAAACTTGCGAGAACGGCGGTTGCACAAGGGAACAGAATGTGTCATCTCCAATGCGAAGGCACTGGTGTAATGCTGAAGCCCAAGCTTGGTGTGACAGTGGCTCTCTCCctaaggaagggaaggaggccaTCCTCCTGTGTCTCTTCAGGCTGGCGTGGGGGTACATGGCCCTCAGGAGCCCAAGCCATGCCAGTGTGGGAGGTAGACGCTCAAAGTTGGTGTCTGTTTGGCAAGAGGGGTGGAAAGAGGAAGGGATACGCCTCTGATGCTGAACTTGGAGCTTGAGTGCCCAGGAGCAGTCCCTGGCTGGTACGAAGgttggctgctgctgccaggtctCTGGGGGAAGAGCCTTCCTAAAGAATATCCTCACTGGGATTGAAAGCTGGATACTACAGTTGGGGCAAAACAAGTGCTGTGCAAACATGCATTGTGCATGTGTCTTGAGGAAGCATGGAATGAAAAGATGcttgtctcccctgctccctccAGTCTAGATGTCCTGTTCAGAGTCCTGCAGATAGCAGCTGCGCAGATGTTCTAAAAAACATGAACAAATTATCTTTTTTCCTTGCAGGAGAACCCACTCTTCCAACTTCAAAATGTTCACTTGATTGGATACAGCCTTGGGGCCCATGTTGCTGGCTATGCTGGTAACCATGTCCGGGGGACAATAGGCAGAATTACAGGTAAGTGGCTTTATCAGTGGTCTTCTGCCTTTCAGCAGCGTTGTCTCCCTGCAGCGTTTCCTGAAGAGGCTTATTTCTGGCATTGATGTGTTGCTGCAGGCTTGCTTGCTCAGAAACAGCAAATATCCTGCCTGTGGTGGTAGTGGGGAGCATGGCTCTCCACAGGAGAGAAAAGCTCCTTGACTTAGGATACCAAGCATAGCAATGCCCATGGAAAGCCTCTTTCTGAGGACAACCTGGTCTTGAGTAGGTTTGGGTGTTAATTGTGAGTTCAAAAGTGTCTCAGGCCCTTCCTATCTAAAGCCTCTTCTGAGGAGACACTGTTTCCATATTCATAGCTCAGATTAATGGAAGTGATAGCTATCAGGTGCAGTTTGTCCCATGGGATGTTTGGCCAAAATCCTCTCTCTTTTATTAGAGGATATGTTGAACAGAGTGCCTCTGATCCTCGTGATCTCACATGCAGgaactgcctgctgctgcttaaACTTTTATTAGTTTGTCTGTTCTGAAAGTAGACTAAACATCCCAAGTGGCCCTGGCTACCAGCAGTCTCTGGAGTGCTAGACCTCTTCTAGTGTTCAGTCATCTGCCACCTTTTGAAGCTTCCAGCAGGCAACATGAAGCCATCACTGTACACAGAGCAGACCGATGCTAATACTCACCTGAAGTGTTAGGAGACATCTTCATCTGCTCCTTCAGTGAGCCCACGGTGAAGGGATGTGGGGACGGTACCCATGATGAGGCAGAGAACATCTGCGCAGCATGTGGGTATGAGGGCTCCTagcagcaggctcttggctgttgTGTGTGGAATAACCCTAGTTCTCACCTGGTGTCTTCTGTGCTGTCTCTAACCCTAGGCTTGGATCCGGCTGGCCCTATGTTTGAAGGAGTGGACCCTAGCAAGCGCCTCTCCCCCGATGATGCTAGCTTTGTGGATGTCCTGCACACCTATACCAGGGAAACGCTAGGCGTTAGCATTGGGATCCAGATGCCCGTAGGCCATGTTGACATCTACCCCAATGGGGGGGACTTCCAGCCTGGCTGTGGACTAAGTGATGTCTTAGGAGCAATTGCCTATGGGAGTAAGTTCTCGTTACTTGTTTTGCCTCTGGTCAGTGTAGACTCCTCACACATAGACCAGGGTTGACGCTGGGGAATGATCCCATTTACGAGAGCAGAGAAAACTACTTTTTCTTCTAAACTGCCTGTTCTACTGGAGATAGTTACTAGAAACTAGACCTGCTTTTAATTCTGAAGTAGCATGTTTTCACCCTAACACCTGATCAAAACCTCTGGTCCTCTCATGCTGGCTCTGGAATCCTCTTTAAAGCTGACTTCGTGATAGAGACTAAGTGATCAGTCCTCTTCAAGTGTCTTGTGCTAACCTTTTTGAAT
Encoded here:
- the LOC112994491 gene encoding endothelial lipase, which gives rise to MWRLALLLCAGVTCCTAAGAAPLAAEAALLRGDDALAQLREEAKEPVPAPAPKLRVRFILRSSPDAEDEGCRLAAGQDECLEECGFNLTAKTFFIIHGWTMSGMFETWLGSMVSALQEREKDANVVVVDWLALAHQLYTDAVNNTRVVGKSIAELLNWLQENPLFQLQNVHLIGYSLGAHVAGYAGNHVRGTIGRITGLDPAGPMFEGVDPSKRLSPDDASFVDVLHTYTRETLGVSIGIQMPVGHVDIYPNGGDFQPGCGLSDVLGAIAYGTIGEVVKCEHERSVHLFVDSLVNQDKQSFAFQCTDSSRFKKGICLSCRKNRCNGIGYNARKTRNKRNSKMYLKTRADMPFKVYHYQMKMHVFSYKSLGQADPTFSVTLHGTNGDSEPLSLEMLEQIGLNATNTFLVYTEEDMGDLLKIKLTWEGTSPSWYDLWKELKSYWFRPPKLSQELHIRRIRVKSGETQQRFAFCVEDSQLTSISPGKELWFVKCADDWQKRFVSNLL